Proteins from one Planctomyces sp. SH-PL62 genomic window:
- a CDS encoding hybrid sensor histidine kinase/response regulator codes for MKRRHTLLIVDDEVDVLESLRHQFHRAYRVLTAPNARAALELLQDNEVHLLLSDQRMPGMSGDALLAEARRIQPDAVRMLFTGYADIQAVINAVNEGHIFRYILKPWDAVELEGVIRQAAEKYDLLAERKALISELQDANSQLVRANEDLARADRLKTAFIEVASHEFNTPITLVLGLTDLLRLSSSERSEEESEILHQITSSGRQLARLVTNMLTLLRADDFRRTLERRPVELATVVQGVVDQVRPFIHARHLHLKLEVADDLGPFEIDCDKVASALVNLMTNAIKFTPDRGEVALTARLDGPEMAVIEVEDHGVGIEPEAFRHLFEPFFTQLDPSCHSSGDFGFQKRGLGLGLSIAKQFVEMHGGGVSAERLEGGGTRMTIRLPRSEAVVDTAPTPADDRREPSPSTEVEPIADLGPPPARPTVS; via the coding sequence ATGAAGCGGCGGCATACTCTCCTGATCGTCGACGACGAAGTGGACGTGCTGGAAAGCCTGCGTCATCAGTTCCACCGCGCCTATCGGGTGCTCACCGCCCCCAACGCCCGGGCCGCGCTCGAGTTGCTCCAGGACAACGAGGTCCATCTCCTGCTGTCCGACCAGCGGATGCCCGGCATGTCCGGCGACGCCCTCCTGGCCGAGGCCCGGCGGATCCAGCCCGACGCCGTCCGCATGCTGTTCACCGGCTACGCCGACATCCAGGCGGTGATCAACGCGGTGAACGAAGGCCACATCTTCCGCTACATCCTCAAGCCCTGGGACGCCGTCGAACTCGAAGGCGTCATCCGCCAGGCCGCCGAGAAATACGACCTCCTGGCCGAGCGCAAGGCCCTGATCTCCGAGCTTCAGGACGCCAACAGCCAGCTCGTCCGGGCCAATGAGGACCTGGCCCGGGCGGACCGCCTCAAGACGGCGTTCATCGAGGTCGCCAGCCACGAGTTCAACACCCCGATCACCCTGGTCCTGGGCCTGACCGACCTGCTCCGGCTCTCCTCCAGCGAACGCTCGGAAGAGGAGTCGGAGATCCTCCACCAGATCACCTCCAGCGGGCGTCAACTCGCCCGCCTGGTCACCAACATGCTCACCCTGCTCCGGGCCGACGACTTCCGCCGCACCCTCGAGCGCCGTCCCGTCGAGTTGGCGACCGTCGTCCAGGGGGTCGTCGACCAGGTCCGCCCGTTCATCCACGCCCGCCACCTCCACCTGAAACTGGAGGTCGCGGACGATCTCGGCCCGTTCGAGATCGACTGCGACAAGGTCGCCTCGGCGCTGGTGAACCTGATGACCAACGCGATCAAGTTCACCCCCGATCGCGGCGAGGTCGCCCTGACGGCTCGGCTCGACGGCCCCGAAATGGCCGTGATCGAGGTCGAGGACCACGGCGTCGGCATCGAGCCCGAGGCGTTCCGCCACCTCTTCGAACCCTTCTTCACCCAGCTCGACCCCAGTTGCCACTCCTCGGGCGACTTCGGATTCCAGAAGCGGGGCCTGGGGCTGGGCCTGAGCATCGCCAAACAATTCGTCGAGATGCACGGCGGCGGCGTCTCGGCCGAACGGCTGGAGGGGGGGGGCACGCGGATGACGATCCGGCTCCCCCGGAGCGAGGCGGTCGTCGACACGGCCCCGACGCCCGCCGACGACCGTCGCGAGCCCTCGCCATCGACCGAGGTCGAGCCGATCGCCGATCTCGGCCCACCCCCGGCCCGGCCCACCGTTTCGTGA
- a CDS encoding response regulator — translation MAKSKHCLLIVDDEPNVCDSVHDLLRREFRVLKAHSADEGYRLMQEEEVHIVMSDQRMPQITGVELLTRLKARYPQAVRMLFTGFADLESVIAAINQGHVFQFIRKPWQPEELLEAVRQAAAEYDRLEQSARERDLLLNEIEGLKGRVSCLESLVDRLKDHDVPASGPSGE, via the coding sequence ATGGCCAAGAGCAAGCACTGTCTCCTGATCGTCGACGACGAGCCCAACGTGTGCGACTCGGTGCATGACCTCCTGCGCCGCGAGTTTCGGGTCCTCAAGGCGCACAGCGCCGATGAAGGCTACCGGTTGATGCAGGAGGAAGAGGTCCACATCGTGATGTCGGACCAGCGGATGCCCCAGATCACCGGCGTGGAACTGCTCACCCGCCTGAAAGCTCGCTATCCTCAGGCGGTTCGGATGCTCTTCACCGGGTTCGCCGATCTGGAATCCGTGATCGCGGCCATCAACCAGGGCCACGTCTTCCAGTTCATCCGCAAGCCCTGGCAGCCCGAGGAGTTGCTGGAGGCCGTGCGCCAGGCCGCCGCCGAGTACGACCGGCTCGAGCAGTCGGCCAGGGAACGCGACCTGCTCCTGAACGAGATCGAGGGCCTCAAAGGCCGCGTCTCCTGCCTGGAGTCCCTCGTCGACCGACTGAAAGACCACGACGTCCCCGCGAGCGGCCCCTCGGGCGAGTGA
- a CDS encoding PAS domain S-box protein, with product MASSFDAQNRDSEPGRDGGTSAGSGCAATDETLLRLHHRMLDAGPQPFATLDLERRINYSNDAFCELVGYSREELIGMPIMDLTDPAFREATARSHEEILAQGRQARVVKRYRHKDGRQVPVELLIDLTRDDDGRVIGFFAFITEIGLRIQAEEALVETERRVRAIFDGIHDAVFVHDPAGRIMDANPAASRLLGYSLDELATMDVARIDDADFARGFRDRLARVLEDGQLTCEGVYRTKSGRSIPVEITSSTIRFDEQVAVLAVIRDITDRIALDRTRRRFVEVQMKSAQALEAKNRELSQSEERYRRLTEGSLDAIVATDGGGRILLFNPSAETVFGYESRAVLGQPLDLLIPALGRGEESAGGGGFDAASIVNKTVEASGRRRDGTVFPIEISFGSVEADGRIEYVASIRDQTERQRMRAMLAHTDKLASIGLLSAGVAHEINNPLSYVANNLAVLQRDVKGMMEMLIGAEEVVAALADLRPEASARLAAISEEIDWPYIRQNLEPMIDRTLDGVRRVANIVQKMRGLARTSRPKWERASVEELIDSALEMTRGRLKRDRIAVTVSNEGVDCVDCVPSDISQVLLNLMINALQAVEAAGRGDGGRIEISARVQEDWVEIAVRDNGEGIAQEDLGRLFDPFFTTKPVGEGTGLGLAISHGIVVGHGGRIEVDSGPGKGSLFRVLLPRTVPEGPPQAP from the coding sequence GTGGCGTCGAGCTTCGATGCGCAAAATCGCGACTCCGAGCCCGGCCGCGACGGCGGAACGTCGGCCGGATCGGGCTGCGCCGCGACGGACGAGACGCTGCTGCGGCTCCACCACCGGATGCTCGACGCCGGCCCCCAGCCCTTCGCGACGCTCGACCTCGAGCGCCGGATCAACTACTCCAATGACGCCTTCTGCGAGCTGGTCGGCTACTCGCGGGAGGAGCTGATCGGGATGCCGATCATGGACCTCACCGACCCGGCGTTCCGCGAGGCGACGGCGCGGTCGCACGAGGAGATCCTGGCGCAGGGCCGCCAGGCGCGCGTCGTCAAGCGGTATCGCCACAAGGACGGCCGCCAGGTCCCCGTCGAGCTGCTCATCGACCTGACGCGGGACGACGACGGCCGCGTCATCGGCTTCTTCGCCTTCATCACCGAGATCGGCCTGCGGATCCAGGCCGAGGAGGCGCTCGTCGAGACCGAACGCCGGGTCCGGGCGATCTTCGACGGGATCCACGACGCCGTCTTCGTCCACGACCCGGCCGGCAGGATCATGGACGCCAACCCGGCGGCCTCGCGGCTCCTGGGGTACAGCCTCGACGAACTGGCGACGATGGACGTCGCCCGGATCGACGACGCCGACTTCGCGCGCGGCTTCCGGGACCGGCTCGCCCGCGTGCTCGAGGACGGCCAGCTCACCTGCGAGGGGGTCTACCGGACCAAGTCGGGACGGTCGATCCCGGTCGAGATCACGTCGTCGACGATCCGGTTCGACGAGCAGGTGGCCGTCCTGGCGGTGATCCGCGACATCACCGACCGGATCGCCCTGGACCGCACGCGGCGGCGTTTCGTCGAGGTCCAGATGAAGTCGGCCCAGGCCCTGGAGGCGAAGAATCGCGAGCTGTCCCAGTCCGAGGAGCGGTATCGACGCCTGACCGAAGGGAGCCTGGACGCGATCGTCGCCACCGACGGCGGGGGCCGGATCCTCCTGTTCAACCCGTCCGCCGAGACCGTCTTCGGCTACGAGTCGCGCGCCGTGCTGGGCCAACCCCTGGACCTCCTCATCCCGGCGCTCGGCCGCGGCGAGGAGTCGGCCGGCGGGGGGGGGTTCGACGCCGCCTCGATCGTCAACAAGACGGTGGAAGCGTCCGGCCGCCGCCGCGACGGGACCGTGTTCCCGATCGAGATCTCGTTCGGCTCGGTGGAGGCCGACGGCCGGATCGAATACGTCGCCTCGATCCGAGACCAGACCGAGCGCCAGCGGATGCGCGCCATGCTGGCGCACACCGACAAGCTCGCCTCGATCGGCCTGCTGAGCGCGGGGGTCGCGCACGAGATCAACAATCCGCTTTCCTACGTGGCCAACAACCTCGCCGTCCTCCAGCGCGACGTGAAGGGGATGATGGAGATGCTGATCGGGGCCGAGGAAGTCGTCGCCGCGCTGGCCGACCTCCGCCCCGAGGCGTCGGCCAGGCTGGCGGCGATCTCCGAGGAGATTGACTGGCCCTACATCCGCCAGAACCTGGAGCCGATGATCGACCGCACCCTCGACGGCGTCCGCCGCGTGGCCAACATCGTCCAGAAGATGCGCGGGCTGGCGCGGACCTCGCGTCCGAAGTGGGAGCGGGCCTCGGTCGAGGAACTCATCGACAGCGCCCTGGAAATGACCCGGGGGCGCCTCAAGCGCGACCGCATCGCCGTCACGGTCTCCAACGAGGGCGTCGATTGCGTCGACTGCGTCCCCTCGGACATCTCCCAGGTCCTGCTCAACCTCATGATCAACGCCCTCCAGGCCGTCGAGGCGGCGGGCCGCGGCGATGGGGGCCGGATCGAGATCTCGGCCCGGGTCCAGGAGGACTGGGTCGAGATCGCCGTCCGCGACAACGGCGAGGGGATCGCGCAGGAGGACCTGGGCCGCCTGTTCGACCCGTTCTTCACCACCAAGCCCGTGGGCGAGGGGACCGGCCTGGGGCTGGCCATCAGCCACGGCATCGTCGTCGGCCACGGCGGCCGGATCGAGGTCGACTCCGGGCCCGGAAAGGGGAGCCTGTTTCGCGTCCTGCTCCCCCGGACCGTGCCGGAAGGCCCTCCCCAGGCGCCCTGA
- a CDS encoding (2Fe-2S) ferredoxin domain-containing protein, whose product MPVFTHHVFICGNVREPGHKRGCCDPEGHQALKHAFKVELKNAGLGPLARANHAGCLDQCEHGPVVVIYPLGVWYGNVTIADVPRIVSRTILGGEILADLQIPDDCLNNPRCPHRAGPSKG is encoded by the coding sequence ATGCCCGTATTCACGCATCACGTGTTCATCTGCGGGAACGTCCGCGAGCCCGGCCACAAGCGGGGATGCTGCGATCCCGAGGGCCATCAGGCTCTCAAACACGCCTTCAAGGTCGAGCTGAAGAACGCCGGCCTCGGCCCGCTCGCCCGGGCCAACCACGCGGGCTGCCTCGACCAGTGCGAGCACGGGCCGGTCGTGGTCATTTATCCGCTCGGGGTCTGGTACGGAAACGTCACGATCGCGGACGTGCCCCGGATCGTCTCGCGCACCATCCTCGGCGGGGAGATCCTGGCCGACCTCCAGATTCCCGATGATTGCTTGAACAATCCCAGGTGTCCACATCGGGCGGGACCGTCCAAGGGGTGA
- the panC gene encoding pantoate--beta-alanine ligase, translating into MQVATTIPSARQAVEQARAEGRRIGLVPTMGALHRGHVALMEECRRLADFTAVSIFVNPAQFGPGEDYDRYPRMLEDDLRACEAAGVDLVFKPTVAEMYPRGVEAATFVEVPGLSHVFEGEIRPTHFRGVATVVLALFEIIRPDVAIFGQKDYQQQALLRRMAADLHLPVEVVTHPTVREADNLAISSRNIYLDPAQRRGSLALSQALEAACEAVARGEADANRVRQILRSRIESEQAAILDYAEVVDAETLETLDRIEPGRPAVALLAARFGQTRLIDNARLTE; encoded by the coding sequence ATGCAGGTCGCGACCACCATCCCGTCCGCCCGTCAGGCCGTGGAACAGGCCCGCGCCGAGGGCCGGCGGATCGGCCTCGTGCCGACCATGGGCGCGCTCCATCGGGGCCACGTCGCGCTGATGGAGGAATGCCGCCGCCTGGCCGATTTCACGGCCGTCTCCATCTTCGTGAATCCCGCCCAGTTCGGCCCCGGCGAGGATTACGACCGCTATCCCCGGATGCTGGAGGACGACCTCCGGGCCTGCGAGGCCGCCGGCGTCGATCTCGTCTTCAAGCCGACGGTCGCCGAGATGTATCCCCGAGGCGTGGAGGCCGCCACGTTCGTGGAGGTCCCCGGGCTCTCCCACGTCTTCGAAGGCGAGATCCGGCCCACCCACTTCCGTGGCGTCGCCACGGTCGTGCTGGCCCTCTTCGAAATCATCCGACCCGACGTCGCCATCTTCGGCCAGAAGGATTATCAGCAGCAGGCCCTGCTCCGCCGGATGGCGGCGGACCTCCACCTCCCGGTCGAAGTGGTCACCCACCCCACGGTGCGCGAGGCCGACAACCTGGCGATCAGCAGCCGCAACATCTACCTCGATCCGGCGCAGCGACGCGGCTCGCTCGCGCTTTCGCAGGCGCTCGAGGCGGCCTGCGAGGCGGTCGCCCGGGGCGAGGCCGACGCCAACCGGGTTCGACAGATCCTTCGATCGCGGATAGAATCCGAGCAGGCGGCGATCCTCGATTACGCCGAAGTGGTCGACGCCGAGACCCTTGAAACGCTCGACCGAATCGAACCGGGACGGCCCGCCGTCGCCCTCCTGGCGGCCCGGTTCGGCCAGACCCGCCTCATCGACAACGCCCGGCTGACGGAGTGA
- the panD gene encoding aspartate 1-decarboxylase, whose product MQLKVLRSKLHLATVTRSDLYYHGSLTIDPDLMDAVGLLPYEAILVSNVATGARAETYVLPGARGSGVIELNGAMARIGAVGDRVIVMAFAHLDAAEVGAHQPRVVALDSKNRIVERIDYPPLGEACASPLGGPDHWADTI is encoded by the coding sequence ATGCAGCTCAAGGTGCTGAGGAGCAAGCTCCACCTCGCGACGGTCACCCGGAGCGACCTGTACTACCACGGCAGCCTCACGATCGACCCCGATCTGATGGACGCCGTGGGCCTGCTGCCGTATGAGGCGATCCTCGTCAGCAACGTGGCCACCGGCGCCAGGGCCGAGACCTACGTCCTGCCCGGCGCCCGCGGCTCCGGGGTCATCGAGCTCAACGGCGCGATGGCTCGAATCGGCGCCGTGGGGGATCGGGTGATCGTCATGGCGTTCGCCCACCTCGACGCCGCCGAGGTCGGGGCCCACCAGCCGAGGGTCGTGGCGCTCGACTCCAAGAACCGGATCGTCGAGCGGATCGATTATCCGCCCCTGGGGGAAGCCTGCGCCTCGCCCCTGGGCGGCCCGGACCACTGGGCCGACACGATCTGA
- the lgt gene encoding prolipoprotein diacylglyceryl transferase: MRQVLFTIPIFGGVKVFGYGAMLVLAFASSTWLAVRRARREKLDADLVMDMAFWLFAGGLIGARLFYCIQYWGRGIDGVLDVFQFWKGGIVYYGGIFGGVAAFFLYRWINRFPVRPYIDLLAPSIAVGTLFGRLGCFLNGCCFGDVCRSPFGVQFPQGSPPWETEVRLGLIPADALHSLSLHPTQIYSALDALVLLILLSAYYPLRRRDGEVMGILMITYPITRTLIEYLRNDEGIFFLGLTISQTISLGLLLGAAAYWFWLSRTPKGRYSDTIPTVVEAPALTAAT; encoded by the coding sequence ATGCGACAGGTCCTGTTCACGATCCCGATCTTCGGCGGCGTCAAGGTCTTCGGCTACGGCGCGATGCTCGTGCTGGCCTTCGCCTCCTCGACCTGGCTGGCCGTTCGTCGCGCGCGTCGCGAGAAGCTCGACGCCGATCTGGTCATGGACATGGCCTTCTGGCTGTTCGCCGGCGGCCTCATCGGGGCCCGCCTGTTCTACTGCATCCAGTACTGGGGCCGCGGGATCGACGGCGTCCTGGACGTCTTCCAGTTCTGGAAGGGGGGGATCGTCTATTACGGCGGCATCTTCGGCGGGGTCGCGGCGTTCTTCCTGTATCGCTGGATCAACCGGTTCCCGGTGCGTCCCTACATCGACCTCCTCGCGCCGTCGATCGCGGTGGGGACGTTGTTCGGCCGCCTGGGCTGCTTCCTCAACGGCTGCTGCTTCGGCGACGTCTGCCGCTCCCCGTTCGGCGTCCAGTTCCCCCAGGGCTCGCCCCCGTGGGAGACGGAGGTTCGGCTCGGGCTGATCCCCGCCGACGCCCTCCATTCGCTCTCGCTCCATCCCACCCAGATCTATTCCGCCCTGGACGCCCTCGTCCTGCTCATCCTCTTGAGCGCATACTACCCGCTGCGCCGCCGCGACGGCGAGGTGATGGGGATCCTCATGATCACCTACCCGATCACCCGGACGCTGATCGAGTACCTTCGCAACGACGAGGGGATCTTCTTCCTGGGCCTGACGATCTCGCAGACGATCAGCCTGGGCCTGCTGCTGGGGGCGGCCGCGTACTGGTTCTGGCTTTCGCGGACACCGAAGGGTCGCTACTCCGACACGATCCCGACGGTCGTGGAAGCCCCTGCGTTGACCGCCGCGACATGA
- a CDS encoding serine/threonine-protein kinase produces MDPQDYSDACPDDEVLRAFLLGDLDDADILAVGRHQESCVACESRARALDAHTDPIVDELLRSVCEGPAACRPAIEPSDAAGTELPELPDYEIEGDPLGVGGTGVVYKARHLRLGRVVALKMIAQRPDVVARLLEMEARAVALLQHPNIVQIYDIGRHRGRPFLALEFIEGGPLGASLRAEGHDPRHAAETIRVVAEAVHHAHRQGVVHCDLKPGNILIARDGAPKVADFGMAKWIETDGFWGAEGGCRGTPRYMAPEQAGGEGPVGPATDVYSLGVILYEMLAGRVPHHADSAVETARMVREESPTPPRTIRPAIPRDLESIVLKCLRKAPSERFLDAAALAGDLERFLRGEPIRARPAGILERAWRLVARRPVAWLGAAALALAVWFTTRPAAVRSPTRPAAAVLAPDVQEDGSLRLGAAAASVAGGSLKFENSFGNLGFWHGREDRASWTFHVREGAEYRLLLDYANRNGEAGNRFEVRVDGRRFRGEALGTDGWSDYQMFAVGELRLAPGIHTLEVGPEEPLRGALFDLRAVVLMPTEP; encoded by the coding sequence GTGGACCCGCAAGATTATTCCGATGCGTGCCCCGACGACGAGGTCCTCCGCGCCTTCCTGCTCGGAGACCTCGACGACGCCGACATCCTCGCCGTGGGTCGCCACCAGGAGTCGTGCGTCGCGTGCGAGTCGCGGGCGCGGGCGCTCGACGCCCACACCGACCCGATCGTCGACGAGCTTCTCCGGTCCGTATGCGAGGGGCCCGCGGCGTGCCGGCCGGCGATCGAGCCGAGCGACGCCGCCGGGACGGAGCTCCCCGAACTGCCCGATTACGAGATCGAGGGCGATCCCCTCGGCGTCGGCGGGACCGGGGTCGTCTACAAGGCACGCCATCTCCGGCTGGGCCGCGTCGTCGCCTTGAAGATGATCGCCCAACGACCGGACGTGGTCGCCCGCCTGCTGGAGATGGAGGCGAGGGCGGTCGCGCTCCTCCAGCATCCCAACATCGTGCAGATCTACGACATCGGCCGTCACCGCGGCCGTCCGTTCCTGGCCCTGGAGTTCATCGAGGGGGGACCTCTCGGAGCGAGCCTCCGCGCCGAGGGCCACGACCCCCGCCATGCGGCCGAGACGATCCGCGTCGTGGCCGAGGCCGTCCATCACGCCCACCGGCAGGGCGTCGTCCATTGCGACCTCAAGCCGGGCAACATCCTCATCGCACGCGACGGAGCGCCCAAAGTCGCCGACTTCGGGATGGCCAAGTGGATCGAGACCGACGGCTTTTGGGGGGCCGAGGGGGGCTGCCGAGGGACTCCTCGATACATGGCCCCGGAGCAGGCCGGGGGCGAAGGCCCGGTCGGCCCGGCGACCGACGTCTACAGCCTGGGCGTGATCCTCTATGAGATGCTCGCCGGCAGGGTCCCCCACCATGCGGACTCGGCCGTCGAGACGGCGCGTATGGTCCGCGAGGAGTCCCCGACGCCGCCGAGGACCATCCGGCCGGCGATCCCGCGCGACCTGGAATCGATCGTCCTGAAGTGCCTGCGGAAGGCCCCCTCGGAACGCTTCCTCGACGCCGCCGCCCTGGCCGGCGACCTGGAACGCTTCCTGCGCGGAGAGCCGATCCGGGCGCGTCCGGCGGGGATCCTCGAGCGGGCGTGGCGGCTGGTCGCGCGACGGCCGGTCGCCTGGCTGGGTGCGGCCGCCCTCGCGTTGGCCGTCTGGTTCACGACGAGGCCCGCCGCCGTCCGGTCCCCGACGAGGCCCGCCGCCGCGGTGCTCGCCCCGGACGTCCAGGAGGACGGCTCGCTCCGCCTGGGGGCGGCGGCGGCGTCGGTCGCGGGGGGCTCGCTGAAGTTCGAAAATTCCTTCGGCAACCTGGGCTTCTGGCACGGTCGGGAAGACCGGGCGTCCTGGACGTTCCACGTCCGGGAGGGGGCCGAATACCGACTGCTCCTCGACTACGCCAACCGGAACGGCGAGGCGGGGAACCGCTTCGAGGTCCGCGTCGACGGCCGCCGATTCCGGGGTGAGGCCCTGGGCACGGACGGCTGGTCGGACTACCAGATGTTCGCGGTCGGCGAGTTGCGGCTCGCCCCCGGTATCCATACCCTCGAAGTGGGCCCCGAGGAGCCCCTGCGCGGGGCCCTCTTCGACCTCCGCGCGGTCGTGCTCATGCCGACCGAGCCGTAG
- a CDS encoding RNA polymerase sigma factor — protein MERPATGRVAAHLSAVQADATSLTLLERVKTRDGDAWSRLYALYTPLLRHWCRRWGIRPEDVDDVTQEVFQAVASSLDSFRRDREGASFRGWLHGVARYKVLTLRRREVSRGVGGADFHDRTLLLPAPVSDPPDEEERGLVGALYREALEGVRGEFEERTWLAFWRATVDGHPPALIADEMGVSPAAVRQAKSRVLRRLKDVLGEPPRPSDSAKDRRPAG, from the coding sequence ATGGAACGACCCGCCACCGGTCGCGTCGCGGCGCACCTGTCGGCCGTGCAGGCGGACGCCACGTCCCTCACGCTCCTGGAACGGGTGAAGACGCGCGACGGGGACGCCTGGAGCCGCCTTTACGCCCTCTATACGCCGCTGCTCCGCCACTGGTGCCGACGCTGGGGGATCCGCCCGGAGGACGTCGACGACGTCACACAGGAGGTCTTCCAGGCCGTCGCGTCGAGCCTCGACTCGTTCCGGCGCGATCGCGAGGGGGCCTCGTTTCGGGGCTGGCTGCACGGTGTCGCCCGCTATAAGGTCCTCACGCTCCGGCGGCGCGAGGTCTCGCGAGGCGTCGGCGGCGCCGACTTCCACGACCGCACCCTCCTCCTGCCCGCGCCCGTGAGCGACCCGCCCGACGAAGAGGAGCGAGGCCTGGTCGGCGCCCTCTACCGCGAGGCCCTGGAGGGCGTGCGCGGCGAGTTCGAGGAACGGACCTGGCTCGCCTTCTGGCGGGCCACGGTCGACGGCCACCCACCGGCCCTGATCGCCGACGAGATGGGCGTTTCCCCGGCCGCCGTCCGCCAGGCCAAGTCGCGAGTCCTCCGGCGCCTCAAGGACGTCCTGGGCGAGCCTCCCCGACCGTCCGACTCCGCGAAAGATCGACGCCCGGCCGGCTGA
- a CDS encoding DUF1559 domain-containing protein, with protein sequence MSQRRSGFTLIELLVVIAIIAVLIALLLPAVQSAREAARRSQCTNNLKQIALSLHNYQSALNTLSPGKKGDAWGSWMVCLLPYMEQVSSFNAWNYQGNNSGLPGYVDFDLRYNGACNITVTSARISAFMCPSDGSNGSLSGIGITLNGVTRLVTSHNYVVNFGNTMMQQRTLDGVPFRGAPFTCIGSPFVDIDGYREREQSGVPNTCYSFAAITDGLSNTMMLSELLVGQTQGGQLDLRGFSWCGPLGTYTAWTGPNSRTPDVIWPGLCNSPRGGVNPPCTTADVTWYTAARSRHSGGVNVAMCDGSVKFVKDSISLPTWSAISSTQGGEIVSADAL encoded by the coding sequence ATGTCGCAACGTCGTTCCGGGTTTACGCTGATCGAGCTGCTGGTGGTGATCGCGATCATCGCGGTCCTGATCGCCCTGCTGCTGCCCGCGGTCCAGTCGGCGCGGGAGGCGGCCCGCCGCTCCCAGTGCACGAACAACCTCAAGCAGATCGCCCTGTCGCTGCACAACTACCAATCCGCCCTCAACACCCTGTCGCCCGGCAAGAAGGGGGACGCCTGGGGGAGCTGGATGGTGTGCCTGCTGCCGTACATGGAACAGGTCAGCTCGTTCAACGCCTGGAACTACCAGGGAAACAACTCGGGCCTGCCCGGCTACGTCGATTTCGACCTGCGTTACAACGGGGCCTGCAACATCACGGTGACCTCCGCGCGGATCTCGGCCTTCATGTGCCCCAGCGACGGGTCCAACGGCTCGCTGAGCGGGATCGGCATCACGCTCAACGGCGTCACGAGGCTGGTGACCTCGCACAACTACGTGGTCAACTTCGGCAACACCATGATGCAGCAGCGGACGCTCGACGGCGTGCCGTTCCGGGGGGCCCCGTTCACCTGCATCGGCTCGCCGTTCGTCGACATCGACGGCTACCGCGAGCGCGAGCAGTCCGGCGTCCCCAACACCTGCTACAGCTTCGCCGCGATCACCGACGGGCTGAGCAATACGATGATGCTTTCGGAGCTGCTCGTGGGCCAGACGCAGGGGGGCCAGCTCGACCTCCGCGGCTTCTCCTGGTGCGGGCCGCTGGGGACGTACACCGCGTGGACCGGCCCGAACAGCCGCACGCCCGACGTGATCTGGCCGGGGCTGTGCAACTCGCCCAGGGGGGGCGTCAACCCGCCCTGCACGACGGCCGACGTCACCTGGTACACGGCGGCCCGGAGCCGGCATTCCGGCGGCGTGAACGTCGCCATGTGCGACGGCAGCGTCAAGTTCGTGAAGGACTCGATCAGCCTGCCCACGTGGTCGGCGATCAGCAGCACGCAAGGCGGAGAGATCGTCAGCGCCGACGCCCTCTGA